From a region of the Ficedula albicollis isolate OC2 chromosome 1A, FicAlb1.5, whole genome shotgun sequence genome:
- the CECR5 gene encoding cat eye syndrome critical region protein 5, whose protein sequence is MLVDGQGPVEENARNLGFKHVVTIEALRKAYPLLDMVDLSRRPKELPPPTTGFPTIEGVVLFGEPVRWETSLQLITDVLLSNGNPGAELQDVPYPHLPILACNMDLLWMAEAKMPRLGHGTFLLCLESIYKKVTGRELKYEALVGKPSPVTYRYAQYLIQQQAEKQGWKAPIRHLYAVGDNPMSDIYGANLYNNYLKSARQKQAQAGLKRSPQAACAQAEVSLELGHDCSSSVECCQSLLVCTGVYHHSSGVPKETAQTVFHGHRDFCFDPSLLEPSYVVQDVDHAVQLAFQKENWS, encoded by the exons ATGCTGGTGGACGGGCAGGGACCCGTGGAGGAGAACGCCCGCAA CCTGGGGTTCAAGCACGTGGTCACCATCGAGGCCCTGAGGAAGGCGTATCCCCTGCTGGACATGGTGGACCTGAGCCGGAGGCCGAAGGAACTG ccTCCTCCTACCACTGGCTTCCCCACTATAGAAG GGGTGGTTCTGTTTGGCGAGCCAGTGAGGTGGGAGACAAGCCTGCAGCTCATCACTGATGTCCTCCTGAGCAATGGGAaccctggggcagagctgcaggatgtgcCATACCCTCACCTGCCTATCCTTGCCTGCAACATGGACCTCCTGTGGATGGCTGAAGCCAAGATGCCCAG GCTCGGCCATGGcactttcctcctctgcttggAGAGCATCTACAAGAAGGTGACAGGCAGGGAGCTGAAGTACGAGGCCCTGGTTGGCAAGCCCAGCCCAGTCACGTACCGCTATGCCCAGTACTTgatccagcagcaggcagagaagcagggctggaaggcTCCCATCCGACACCTCTATGCAGTCGG GGACAACCCTATGTCTGACATCTATGGGGCAAACCTCTACAACAACTACCTCAAGTCAGCTCGGCAGAAGCAGGCGCAGGCTGGGCTGAAGAGGAGCCCAcaggcagcctgtgcccaggctgaggtttccctggagctggggcatGACTGCAGCAGTTCAGTGGAGTGCTGCCAGTCCCTCCTGGTCTGCACTGGGGTCTACCACCACAGCAGTGGTGTTCCCAAGGAAACAGCACAGACAGTGTTCCACGGACACCGGGACTTCTGCTTCGACCCCAGCCTGCTGGAGCCGTCCTACGTGGTGCAGGATGTGGATCATGCTGTGCAACttgcttttcaaaaggaaaactggagCTAG